From the Deltaproteobacteria bacterium genome, the window GCAGGGCATGTCGGCCAGCCATTCCTCAACGGCCAGGGACAGCTCGGGACCGAAGGCTTCCAGCGGGTAATCGGCGCGGCAGGACCTGCAACGCAGCACGACCCCCCTTCAGTGGCGGATGAGGTCCAGGTTCCGGCCGCAGGCCGGGCATGGCGGTCCGGTTGGAGGCTGAGAAGGGCGTGAAAGGGAAAAGCGGCGGTCGATCATAGTCCGTGTTGGTTGAAGGTTCAGAAGGTCCTGGCCGCAATCCAGCTTCCCGAGACAAAGGTCCCGATGGAGCTGCCGATGTTGGCCAGGACGACAACCAGGAGGATGCGGCAGACCGGATTGCCCCAGAAACCACGCAGGGTGCCGATGGCGTTGGGGATGTCTTCGAGGTCGGCCACGGTGGGCTTCTTGACCCAGGCCTGGACGAGCCCGGCTACCCAGCCGGCGGCGATCATGGGATTCAGGCTGGTCAGGGGGGCGGCCACGAAGGTGGCGGCGATGGTGGCCGGATGGGCCAGGGCCAGAGCCGCTCCCAGGGCGGATAGACTGCCGTTGACCAAGACCCAGATGGAGATGGACCCGACTGAATGGGCCGCTCCGCCCGTGGCGAATCCATAGACCAAAATCCCGATTATGAGGGTCGGTATGAACCATTTCCAGAATGTGCCCCAACCAGAAGGCTTGGGAACGACCGTCAAAGGGCCGAGATCGATCTCCCGTCCGATGTTGCGGACGATGCCTGGGACATGGCCCGCGCCGACTACGGCGACAATGGCTTGGCCCGGGGACTGGCGGATTTTTTCCGAAAGATAGAGGTCCCGTTCGTCGATGAGCCGTTCCTTGATCTCGGGAAAGGTCTGGGCGAGAGTGCCCATGACGGCTTCGAGCTGGTCATGGTTCTTCAGGTTTTCCACGGATTCCCGGTCGATATCGGTGGCTCCGAGGATTCCAGCCAGCATCTGAGCCAACATCTTCATTCGGCTCCACAGGCCGAGTCCGCCCCAGACCCGCTTGAGGGTCACGTCCACTGCCCGGTCGGCTGGGATCAGGACTGCACCCGTTTCCCTGGCCAGTCGGACACCTTCCAGCATCTCGGCCCCGGGCTGCACTCCGAGCTGTTCACCGATCTTGCGGTAGAAAGAGGCCAACACGAGCTGAGCCAGGAGAAAAAGGGCCTTTTTTTCCTTGATGACCTTGAAGATGTCCATTTTTCGCCAGGCGTCCCGGTTGGTCATGGAGGCAAGCCGAGCCGGACAGAGTTCGACGCAGACCGTGTCCGGTTGGACGGTGGTGATGGTGGTCCGGACGTCGTTCACGCTTTCAGTGGAGACGTGGGCCGTGCCGATCAGATAGATGGTTCGTTCCGGATCGGAGAGCACGGTGACACTGGCCGGAAGGGTTTCGGGAGGGGTTTGTCGGGTGAAATTCATTGTCATTGTACCGGGAAAGAGATAATCGGGAAACAAACCATTAGGAGTCGATACGTGTTATGAAGCAAGAAACGAACAGCCTGTCGAACTGGAAGAAGATAGCCGAGCGGGTCGAGCGGAAACTGGCCGATTTCGCCAACTATAACTTTTCGGAAAGCGAGGTGGGGACCTTTTCCATCTTTTTCGAACTCGCCCAGGAATTCGACAACGCCGACGATCTGCAGACCACGGTTGTTGCCGTGCCGCATTTCGTCTTTGGAACCCATCTGACGCTGTTTCTTCTCGATCACTCGGGGGCCTTTGTCTGTAGCCGAAAGTTGCCTGGGACGGACGAGTGTCCCGAGCGGATTTGGATTGACGACGAAAAGCTTGCCCACGGGGTTCATGTTCATGGCCGAGATCTGGTGGTGCCCATTCGTTGCAACCGGATCATGGCCGATGAACTCCCTGTCCCGCCAAGGGGGAACGTCATCGGTGCCC encodes:
- a CDS encoding TraB/GumN family protein; translated protein: MNFTRQTPPETLPASVTVLSDPERTIYLIGTAHVSTESVNDVRTTITTVQPDTVCVELCPARLASMTNRDAWRKMDIFKVIKEKKALFLLAQLVLASFYRKIGEQLGVQPGAEMLEGVRLARETGAVLIPADRAVDVTLKRVWGGLGLWSRMKMLAQMLAGILGATDIDRESVENLKNHDQLEAVMGTLAQTFPEIKERLIDERDLYLSEKIRQSPGQAIVAVVGAGHVPGIVRNIGREIDLGPLTVVPKPSGWGTFWKWFIPTLIIGILVYGFATGGAAHSVGSISIWVLVNGSLSALGAALALAHPATIAATFVAAPLTSLNPMIAAGWVAGLVQAWVKKPTVADLEDIPNAIGTLRGFWGNPVCRILLVVVLANIGSSIGTFVSGSWIAARTF